Within the Molothrus aeneus isolate 106 chromosome 1, BPBGC_Maene_1.0, whole genome shotgun sequence genome, the region atctgTTTCATCCTAATGAGCTGTTACAGAGAGTTCAAACAGAAGTTTATTGCTGAAGGTCACTGTACATCTTCTCCATTCACTAACAACCAAGAAGCTATTTTGGACTCTTCCAGGAACACCCAAAGACCCTTTCTGGAGCTGCCCAGCTACAGGTATCCCTGTAAAGCAGGTACATGTACAAAGTTctggcacagcagtgcctgTTAGATCTGTCAGGATATTCCTTACACAGTAATGAAGACCAAGTGGAGACTTGTGCCTGCATTGTTCTATTAAGTTTCCTCTTGTTTCCATATCACAGCATGCTCAGTCAAAGCTATTTTGGTGCTTCACTGATCAAACTGATTTTTCCCTTTGATGATAATATGAAATATTATAGGATAATAGGGTTGTTATATAATCAAAGTCGACAGCAGGGAGCTAAATTTGTGTTGTTTTGATGAAGAGCACATTAGTGTGACATAAATAGACTAatctgatttattattattatttctaatgCTTAATAATAGGGAATGTTAGGGGAAATGAGACTCTGGGGAATGAGAGTGCATCACAAAGTGATAGCAGACATTAGGATGTCTAGTCATAAGCAGCACCACTACTACCTGCTCGTAGCTGAATTTCAAAAGAGCGAGTAGTGAGCAACAGAAGTTGCTCTGAAAGAGATTATATCTTAAATGGAATAAACCCAATAATGTATTAgccaaaatattctgtgaaaagCAGTGTTGTGAGAAGAAAACATGTAGAGCAGTAAGAAGTCGGAGACACAACTGACAAAGGTCAGCTCACCTTTCACTGGCTGGTTTTTCATGTTTAGGTGAAAAGCTGGGATTAACCTTGGATAAAAGCTTCCCTTTCATGATTCAGCCTGTTCCAGTTCCAGACAGCCCAAGCCATTATTCACACATCAGTCAAGAACCATGAAAACAACTAAAGAGAGAAGCAGATTTTGCCTCGTGTTCTGATGTGCACATGTGAGGGTTCTTGTGTCTGGCTGCTCACAAATCAAAGTCCTGCAAGAGTTTCCTTGCAAATGAAACATCCATCCTGCTACTTCAAAATCCCATGTGTGGCAAAAATATATGTTGGACACAACTGTGGGTTCTTcagccagaaaataaaataaataagcataTTTGAAAATCCCAAGGAATGCAGATACATTCAAGCAAAACACTTTCAAACATATACACTGGTTAtatcttttaaatttaaaagtatgGCTACGGACATCTACTCTGGCTCCTTCATATCAACATACACAGATTTCTTCAACTACATCTACAAACTTCAACTAAGCTAAAGCAGAGCTATTATAAAGCCATTGAGTTTTAATGCAGAGACTCTGAGTGGCAGATAACCCATGATATGCTGAGGTAAGTTTCTCCCCTGGTTAAACACCCCATCTATTAAAATTGACTCTTCATTTATGGTTCCAGAGGGAAGATTTAGTAACAAATCAGCTAGAGTACGTAAAGTTTTCAACCTCTCCAGTTCAACATGTTTTATAAGACATttaaaggtgatttttttatatGCAGAAGAAATAATAGATTCTtcatttcttaaagaaaaagaaaaaaaaatctatgcaaTGTTTTATAAGAtgaaactgctttttttctttttaaagattttgcTAAAGGTCCTGTTACCAAAATTCTCCTTTGCCAGGCACAGAATTCAACTCGAAATCTGCCAAACCCTAAAATTTTCCTGCTTCTCTCCAGTGTCAAATACACCCAGCAGCTGTACATGATCCAGAGGTGAATATTCCAGGCATACTTCTTATCTCCATAGCAGGAAAAGAGACatgcatttattttcacttctggGATAacaaacaaagaggaaaaaagtgaatttgGGGAGCACTGTGAACCCTATGGGCTGTCAGGGGAAGCAACTTCGAGGTGTCAAACACTGAGGTGGTTTAACACAACCCGAAACTGCTTTTTTAGGTATTCTTTTATTGCACCTTCTGCCACAGCATTTGCCCTAGGACATGGTACTGGCAGCACAGCATTGATGCACCCAGCTTGCCCCACACATTACTCTGAAAATGTCCATCCTCATTAAGAATCCTGTTCTTCACCAATCTTAATGGAGGATTTCATGCCACAGCAATTTCTACACCCAAAGGAAGCTGCATAACAGAGTCAAAGTCATAGATAACTTGCTTGTCATTTACTTACTGAAAGACAGATGTGGAGAACATGAGCATATTTGATAGTTAATAATTTAAAGCCAAGGAGAAGACAACAGAGGAGGAATGACACCCCTTATTTCTCCCTATTAATGCTCTTTATAAATGTCTCTTTGAGAGGGTATCAACATCCAtcagcacacagagctcagagctgggcacacaCCATCTAGTTTTAAGGGTAAAAAAAGGATTATTGCTTTTACACTGAGAGCACAGAATGGTAGAATCAGCAGGAGGTGATTAGTGCCAAAAAGAAATGGGTTTTGTATGGCAAATTAACACAGAAAGTGATTTAAAAGATAGAATTAAATCAGAGACAAAGGTGCAGGTTCATAAAACCCCCAGTCCTACCCTTGTAAAATCAAAGATAAATCTCCAAAAGCACTAAATCCCATGTAATCACTGAAAATTCCTATTCTGTTAAAAGGGAGCTGGATCAGGCCTCTAATTAAGTTCTGTAAAGTCTGTTTGGTCTGGATGAACAACTGAGAGATGGACAATGTCCAAGGAACAACTCTATGACATGGTCTCAACATCCTCCACTACAACTTGCCAACACAACTGCTCCTGCTGTTACCCTTCAAACACTGGAGTAAAGCTATTTTTGCCTGTTACTGCTAAATGCATTTTGCCTTTGCCTAGCAAAAAAAGCAATATCACATCTAATCTCACAAGTTCCCAGTGAGCCAAACACAAGATACTGTCCCTTGAATTCTTCCTGAGACCAACAAAGGCTTTCCATTATTTACAAATCAAAAGCATTTAGAGACaatcatctttatttttttttatttaaaacaaggAATGCCCTGTCACTAttatataagaaaaaatatacatCCTCCTATTTATACCCATCTCAACCAAGCATTCCAAAGAATAGAAAATCCTATTCATGCAGGTAATTGctgcataaaataataataataataataataataataataataataataataataataataataataataataataataataataataataataatttataaataaaattaaaataacaaaatacacTCTTCTGTTCCAACAATTTTTCCAATTTGTCCTAGGAATTCTATTTGCAAATTGTTGGAACAgttgaaaattataaaattaaatatagttAAATTAATATGATTATTTGCTTTTGATTATTAATTCCATTGCtagtttttcttgtgtttttattATGCATACCAGTTTTACAAAGtgcatgctttatttttttttttttaattttgaactgGCAAGCTAAAATGATCCatcttctcctgccttttttttttaatgttaatacAATCTAAAATCTAGCATTAAAAAATTTACCATGATACACCTGGTATATTGACTGCTTATGGCGCATGCTTCTcttggcaaaaaaaagaaaaccaaaacaaattggctcccctcccaccctccccaTTCCTTTTGGAAGCAATCTAAAAAAGCAGGCTGGAACACAACTGCTTCaagggcaaaagaaaaaataataccTGATGCTTTAATTTTTGTCACATGGCACTGGTTGTGGAATTGCAcacgcgcacacacacacacacgcacccGGCACTCACACAGGCACACGCACGCACACTGCAACCTGCTCGTGAGGAAAAAAGTTTGTTAGGTCAGGAGTGCCACTGGCACATGAAGGctcccagctgtgtgtgcaaCTTTGGATTTGGTACCCACTTCACGTCACCTTGAATCCTCTGACTTCCACCAAGGGGGTAATGTAAGGCATACTTTGCTGGAACAGTAATAATCCATGCTTCATGCTCAAGAGCTGAGTCTCAGAGGAGGACTGGCTTGCTCTACTCCCTTTGGCCTCGCTCCGTCTCACTCAAGgaacagaaaaacccaaaacaacaaagaactgggaaaaacaaggaaagcaaaataagaCAAATCCCTTTAAATGGACTTTCGCCGTTTCATCAGCCTGTGGTTATCTGTAAAGCTGTGCAACCCAGGTGAGATGGAGCTGACAGGAgatgggaaaaggctgttttttaaTGTGCTTGGCGAGATCTCCTCTATCTTGTAAGAGATGGAGTGAAAGTACTGGGGGTTCAGCTTCGAGCTGAACGAATTTTGGTGGGACACCACCCGGCTGGTGTACTCGTGGGACCTGTAACACATGCAGGAACAAACTGACTGGAGGTCTGTAACTTCGGCCTTGTAGCGCGGCCGGCCGTGCTGGGAGTCCTCTTGGATGTGGATAATCATGCTGTTGCGGTTCCCTGCCAGGGACGCCCGCTCCTCGGCATCCCTCCTCTCATCCTCACTGTTCATGGTCAAGAACCTGAGAACAACCAGATTTAGAAATGCCCCAATGACTGTCAACCCCACTAGAATGTACATAAAGCTAAAAGCCACGTAGAGAGGCTTCTTCTGAAGGGCCCCTTTGGTCTGCAGGGCCACATAGTCTCCAAACCCTATCGTAGTCAATGTTATAAAGCAGTAATAGTAAGCGTGGAAAAAGCTCCATTCCTCGTactgggaaaaggctgctgcTCCAATGCAGAGTGTCCCCATGCAGGAGAAGAACCCCACAGTGACCATGTTTTCCATGGAGACCTCGGTGCTCCTCATGCCACAGCACTTTTTGATGCGTTTCAAGAGGTACTTGACGAAGGTGTTCATGCGCTCGCCCAGGCTCTGGAACATGACGAGGGTCAGAGGGATCCCCAGCACGGCGTAGAACATGCAGAAAGCCTTCCCTGCATCCGTCCCTGGGGCAGCGTGTCCATAGCCTGGAGGGGGGATGGAAACACACCACagtcagcagggcaggggatggtCACGGCTCCCCCATCAAGCAAGCCACACAAATCACTCTGACATTCTATATGcctctgtcacagacatgttttttgaaaaatctttttgctaggatctttcctcctgagaagctgggaagcttcagctttctccttattttgctgctttggaatgtaatttggagaattgtttacccagcatgtgaattgtttttacttgatgaccaatgacagccagctgtgtcaaggctgtgagcagtcacaagattctattattcattccattcttttctagccttctgatgtttcctttctcctttctttagtatagttttactgtataattttattttaacataatatatatcataaaataatacatcagccttctgaaacatggagtcaagattctcatctcgtCCCTCATCCTggagaccctcaaacaccacaaCATGATGCCACAGCCAGATCCAAAGCTGCAGGGACCCTGAGGTCACACCATCTTCCCATATCACCTCACCCATGCCCTGTGTCTGAAGTAAACAAGGCACAGAAAAACAATGTAGATGCAGGAGTGGGAAAGGTGAAAGAATGAGCAGCCTGTTCTGCCTCAATTTTCTACCTCAACAATGTTGAGTCTCCAAAACAAGGTTATATCACATTGATTAACCGAAGAAATTTCATGTCTGTTCAGTGTCACAGGTAAAAGTGGAAATTTTGGAAATAGATGGACTTTCTCAGGGTGTTTTTGAGAGTAGTTGGTGTAACTCTGTCCCAAAACCAGAGTACAGTGATGGGATCCAAATTTTGTGTCTGCTGACAGCATGGAGTTAACAACATCCACAGGCCCACCAGCCAAAGAAATTCCTTTTGAACTCTCCCATACTGAATAAGCCTTTCTCCTAGACACCTAATGAAAGTGACTCATGGCTGGAACAGCATAGGAATTTAGGGATTTAATGCCCATTCTACCTTTACTTACTGGAAGAATAAACAACCTACCATCTTGTGCCATAGTTTTACGGCTTTGACAGTTAGTATGGAAAAGGCAATTTCATCAGGATGTTAAACTAATCCAAGAATAGAGGATATACCACATTTCACAGCATAGTTTTCAGATGGTAAAATCATGGCTAATCATTCTAAATCAAACTATAAGCAGGgggttgttttgattttataaTTATACCTATTCAGATtacattgctttaaaaaaatctacatttctTACAGCTGAGATTTTAAGAGAGTGTACCAAAGTCTCCAAAATGAGACGGCTGGGACCCACTTGCCCTTTGTGTCCATTCACCATGTGAGTACCACTATTTAGAGTTCCTTTACAGTCAGTGAGAAAAACTATGTACTTCACAAGGGCAGTTCCTGTTGTGTACATAGAGATGTCTAAAACAGGTCAGTGAGTTATTCTCAGGAGACAACTATTTTTCTACAAGCATTATAATGGAAATCTTGGGACAGAACTCTGTTCAAGACTAATATACCTACGTTTATATATCTGCATGTGTTCTATGTGTCCAAACTCCTGTTGCAGTCAACAAAAATTCTATGAAAACAGGCAGCAGTGAGTTATTTCACTGACCATCCCAAGTCTGGCAAAAAGAAATGACAGTTCTGACTGCTAATTGATCATGTTCATTAGGTCCCCATTAGACTGACTAGACATCTGTTGACCACAGAAGAATTTAGACACCCACAGCACTGGCAGACAACTACCTGTAAACAGCCAAATGAAGATATCCTAATCATGATGGTCACCTTGAGTGACTGTCTCCAATACATCTGCCTGCATTGGAGATATTGAGGGTTTAAATCAGTTTTCCAGAAAGAACCATCTAGCTTTATACCAGACCTCTGAGATATCAGGATACCCATAGATGGCTGGCAGATAAAGCACAGGGCATTCAGCAGACCCACACTCTTACAGATCTGAAGCTGGAGGACATGTCTGACATGAGATACCACTGAGGCAGGACCACTGAGGAGCCCTGCCCATCACCTTTAGACTCAGGTCATGGACCTGCTGCTCTGAGTTTgtctaattatttttctaaccCTTGACATTGCACACCTCCTCAATCTCCTGTGGCAACAAATTCCAGAAGTTCATTATCTGCTATGTAGAAAAGgtacattttaatttcaaggATATCTCCTTGTTTCAGCTAGAACACCTTAGTTGCAGAATTGAAGTTCTAAATCTTCCTTATCTACCACCTTCATGTTTTCAGCTAAACTCAGCTTTatctctgctctcagcttttTCCTGTCTAAACTGAATCCACAGCCGTTTTAACTCATATAGCAGAAGTCACATTTCCTGGATCATTTCTGCGTCCTTCTCTGGACCTTCTGTAGCTCTGCCACACCATTGCTGAGGTGCAGAACACAGAATTCTGCCTTCCTCTCAGGATGGGGCTGCATCTCAAGAGTCTGCACTTTTACTAGAACTAGAATACAAACACCAGGCAACCTTCAAAATGTAAAGCGAGAGTagacaaggaaaataaaacaagaaaaccagCAAGAATCCCCTTCAAAAAGCAACAGGTTTATTCTTTAGGTCAGTTGGTATTTGGTGATGGTTGGGTTGTAAAAACCACTTTAGAAAAGAAGCACAAAACTCAAAACAGGAGGTTCTTTTCCAGGTTATAGAGGAAAGAGATTCACCTGTTGTATTGAGCCAGGTAGTCTGTTCATCATAAAAAGCAGTTTCCAAATTACCTGGAAAAGGAAGTGTCTTCAGCAGATTGATGCTGGGTTAGTTCCACCTGACTGTCCCTCAATAAAGGCTGTAATTGCCTCTCATTACTAAGATCAGCTTTTGAACTACAGGGGTGTTAATTAAACCAGGGACGTCTTCCTATTTTATAGCTTTAGTTACAGatgataaagagaaggaaagcttcagaaaatgtgattttccaGATGGTTGCAGAAATAGCAGTTGGTGGAGACAACTTTTACTTTGGgttctaaaaaaaatatttggggtgaaaaaaagtttattttgatCTCACTATATCCTTCCCATTAAATATATCCCCAAGAAACAGTTTAGGGACATaataaaacattaatattttgtGCTTGCATGGTATCTCACAGTTGAATTTCTAAGATTTTTCACagattttgtaattatttttcctatAAGATACAAATATATCCATATCCCTGTTTTACAGACAGGGAAGCACAGACACCAGCAGGCTTTAGTTTCCCTCCAATTCACATATGTAGATAGTAAATCCAGAAATTTTGACATCTACTCCTCCCCCAAGTCATACTCATGTTCCCCAATATCAGATAAATGTCTCTTACTGTGTTTTCACCATGAATCTGGGGTAAAGAAAGAACTTTATTCATGAAGCTGGAATAAGACTCTACAAATAGATTAATGTACAGAGGATTAGAGACACATATTTATCCTATACAATATGGCTTTAAGGAATTGCCATTGTCTTAAACACTCTGAAATGAGGGATGTGAAAAATACCCCAAAGACAGACCTAACTCTCCATTACCTAAGCATTGCAGAATCTATCCAGCACTGTACAGAGTAATACATGGAAAGCAAACTGCAGCAGTGCATGTTCTctgaaattcagtatttttcaaaTCTAAAACAAACCATTGCCTTCTTAACACCAGAGACTGCCTCTGGGAAAAAGGGGAAGGTGAATAATTGCCAGAGGAAGAGGGGCACAAAGGAGCAGTAATGCTGGGAAAGGACACAGGTCACATAGTCAGTCTCCAGGTAGTTGGGTTTTACTTGCATCAAGGAAAGGCAGAAGTGGAAGCAACTGCCTTGGTAGAAGACTCCAGCTACCAAAATTCTTCCTGATTTCCTCTACACAAATGTCATTGCCCTTTAGCAGAGTATAAAGAGATGACTTTGTGCAATGTTTAAGAAACACAAGGCTTAAAGAAAACCAGAAGCATTAATGATGACATCAGGGCTTCTGTGGTGAAGAAGAAATATCAAACAGAAGACTTTAGTACTGGGTACAGGAAATGCATCTCATAATAAGCCACAGAGCTGAGGTAGGAGTGAGAAAGGTATAGAAGGAGGTCTCACTGGACCACACCTAAACAAACACTGCCCATCCTACTCTAGTATAGCAACTGCTTGTGCTTTTTACCACAACACAGCAAAGTGACCACAGCAGGCAGCTTTGTCTGGTGTTTAATTAGATGTCATTTGAGTGATCAAGGAAAGTCTAAATAACTCTCACTCTGATTGGAAGCAATGTCATTAGGAGTCTCCCTCACTTTCAAACCCCCTCCCAGCTGCTTAGGCTTTCAAGACAAAGTTCATCTGGGCTGGCACCAAGAAGAATAGCTTGGCACAGAGAAATGTCATGTTTCAGTGTCACTTCTGGACTGTGAAGCACCAATACACCACAAAATCCATCTCCTCCCAGTCATGGAACAGCTGGGCTACAGACACCaagcagaactgcaggaagctgtaggcaagggaagaaaagaatcaCACTGTAAGGGGTAGCTCCAAATTAGTACTCTGTTGGGGTCTTCCCTGTCTTTGGTTTTTCCAGGCCTTGTCCATTCTCTGATGAAAAACTCTCAAAGAACATGTGCACCTACATGTAattctagaagaaaaaaagaattctatTTTGTTGTTTGCCAGAGTGTAGCTATAAAGGTCTGAAGAAAAACCATTTAGAGCCTTCTTCAACACTTATTTTTCTATGGTGCATTTTAGAagacacacagagagaaaatattcATTACAATCTCTATGAGGTCCAGCTGGGGAAAACCCCAGTATATTTCTCTGGGTTGTAAAGAGACATTGTCCTGGTGTACCAGCCCACAAGCAGAACCTGCAGAGGAACTCTGTGCACACCTACCCTGAATCCAACAGTGACCACAAGCAGATGGCTGAGGAAGAGCAGCATAGGAATGCTACGATTACATGTGAgctttccccaaaaattcatgTATCAGCTTCATTATTTGGTGCTCAGGGATTTCTTAAGCCATTTTTTGCTGAGTTTAGTAACACAAAATGGATTTCTCTTCCATGAGCTTGGGCATTGTCCCTTCCATGTCTTTGACATCCTGTGGCAAGAAGGTTCATAGAACAACCATCTGTTCtctaaaaaaattcccattgcTCCTTTACTTCCCTTTCATTACTATCATTTGATGGCAATGGTATGTCCTCCTATTTGGAAGAGACCAGGAACAATCGTTCCCCATTCCCCTTCTTTGTGTCACTCATGACTTTATAGCCCTTTTATCTCCAAAAATGCCATGTTGCATTCAGGCCCCAAGCAAGTACCTCTGCCACTTTGCAGCCCCATGTGGACAGAGCAGCTTGCTGAGATCTACATCAGTGATTTCTGCAC harbors:
- the KCNK9 gene encoding potassium channel subfamily K member 9 yields the protein MALRTGTAWFGQVLRRVSRLQGTWSRRSSSLLCLSSSQEPEQAGGERPPPQHKLPRSGGSGGGRRRPPRQLLPCCSCCGLSEPRAARGGHGPLTRPLLAAMKRQNVRTLSLIICTFTYLLVGAAVFDALESDNEMREEEKLKAEEIRLKGKYNITSEDYRQLELVIMQSEPHRAGVQWKFAGSFYFAITVITTIGYGHAAPGTDAGKAFCMFYAVLGIPLTLVMFQSLGERMNTFVKYLLKRIKKCCGMRSTEVSMENMVTVGFFSCMGTLCIGAAAFSQYEEWSFFHAYYYCFITLTTIGFGDYVALQTKGALQKKPLYVAFSFMYILVGLTVIGAFLNLVVLRFLTMNSEDERRDAEERASLAGNRNSMIIHIQEDSQHGRPRYKAEVTDLQSVCSCMCYRSHEYTSRVVSHQNSFSSKLNPQYFHSISYKIEEISPSTLKNSLFPSPVSSISPGLHSFTDNHRLMKRRKSI